The nucleotide sequence ACGCTGTACTGAAATGCTTGTAGCAAGGAAACATCCGCCATGTCCAAGGGTCGACTGAAAAAGTGTGAATCCCTTGTTTGGAAAGAAGGCTGTGTTCTTTTAAAGCTTCCTTAAAACAATAGTGAAGAGGATAAGCAGAGTATGATAAAATGTATTTAATAATGGAAAAAGTGTGGTTATATTCTGATACATACGGATTAATCAGAAGAAAGCAAATAGTTTATATTTAACGGGCGTAGGAGTTTTGCCGAATCGCCCTGCATATAGATCAATACGTGTTACAGATGAGAGGGGCTAGTTATATGTTGGGTGACAAGAACGAAGATTTGTTTTCGGAAAAACCGAGAGAGAAACGCAGGCTTGGCGAACCGACCGCTGCGTTTAAAGGAGCAGCTTGGGGAGCCTTGCTGATTGGGACAGCGAGTTATTTAATCGGGTTGTACAATGCGGCGATGGAATTGAATGAAAAAGGCTATTATATTGCATTATTGATCCTCGGGCTCTATTCCGCCGTTTCGCTCCAAAAAGCAGTCAGAGACCGCGACGAAGGAATCCGGGTCACGAACCTGTATTACGGCATCAGCTGGTTTGCCTTGATTGCGGCAATTGCGCTTATGGCCATCGGACTGTTTAACGCAGGCAGCATCATTTTAAGCGAAAAAGGGTTTTACGGCATCTCGTTCGTCTTGAGCTTGTTCGCCGTGGTCACTGTACAAAAAAACGTCCGGGATACGGAAGAAGCGAACCAGGACAAGTAAATCAGTAAAAAACAAACGCCTAACCCTTTTCCGGTTAGGCGTTTTGTATTGTCTTCATATTCTCGAGAAGTTATTTGTGAAATATGATAAATTCTTTAAGAGACGAGCTGGAAAACTTTATTCAAACAAAAACGATAAGGAGTGGGAATATGCCGGACATTAAGCGGATCAGCGAAGAGGACCAAGCCGGATTGCCAAAATTCCAAAACCAGGAAGAAGCGATTGGTTATTTTGAGAAAACATACGGGGAGAAATTTGTCTTTGAAGAGTCGATCGAGACAGAACAAGGAAATTGTCTCTTCTATCGCTTAATTACAGACGAAGAAGCTTATATTAAAGGCATTACGGAATTGAATGCGAATGGCCATGTGGGCTTGGCATTTATGGACAGCTACCAGCCCGTTCAAATCAGGGAAAACGGCGACATTCAGATAGCCCATTGAAAACTTCTTTCTTCATCGGCACACCCGGAAGATTTTGCATTCTTTTATGAACCAACCATAATTAGTTCCCGGCGGTTTCCGCCAGGAACTTTTTGTTTTTATGCGTTGGAAAATCCGTTTGGAACTAAGAAAGAAAGCAGGGAATAATCCACCTTTCAATAATTCAGAAAAATCTGTTGCACCCTATAATTTTCCAACATATAATTAAGAAACTGCAAAAAAAGCAGGGGGATAAGGGAGAGAAAAAGAATGGCCATTGACTTGCAAGCACAAGAAATCCAAACTGCCGAACAAATGATTCGAGCCATTCGCGGGCTATGGGACGGGCGTTCCATCAAACGGCTTCGCGAGTGGCTTGGGGACATTGAAACGGAAGAAGAATACTACCGGCTGATGCGGCTTGCCGATGAAGCGGATTTATACAATTACAGCAATCTGTTGGCGACCCATGCTTACAAGCGTTTCGGAACTTTGCGTCCGTTTGCCTGGCATTGCGGCCGGCTGCTTGAAAACGGAAGAAGCCTGGAAGCGGAGGAAAAGATGCTAGGCCGCCTGCAAGGGGCAGCTGCTTCCACTTACAAAGTGGAGGAACTCGCTTCCGCCCATCAATTGCTGGTGCGTGTTTTTTGCCAGTTAAACCGGCTGCCGGAAGCGAAAGAACAATTGGCCAAAATCGAACAAGTGCGGGGGTCCGTATGGCCGGATTTGACCGGCTACTACTATATGCACAGCGGGGAATGGGACAAAGCCGAACAGGTGCTAAAAAAGGCGATGATCGAGGAATCAACGGACCGGGACAGCTTCGCCCGCCTGTTTTATGCAGACGTCTTGTCAATGGTCGGCCGGCAAGCCGAATCGTTGGCTGTGCTTGAAGAAGGCGATGCCTTGGAGGAGGACAGCTGGGCCTATGAGACGGAACAAGTGAGCCGGCTGTTCCACCTGGAACGCTATGTGGATGTACTGCGTATAATGGACAACTTTAATGAAAAAAATCCTTTCCACGTCCACCGGGATCATTTTTCCTATTTGAAAGCGGTGTGTTTATATCGGCTTGAGCAATGGGACGATCTGGAGTCGTGGGTTGGCGAGCACCGCGAACTGTTGAAAGACAGCATCTATGGCAAAGCCGAGATTCGCCGGGACGAAAAACAGGTTCTGCTGAAAACTACGCCGAAAGTCCAGAAGATGAATTATTGTGTGCCGGCTTCGTTATCGCTCATGCTGGAAGTGTACGGCAAGGACATCGGACAGGACGAAATCGCTTCCCATGTTTTTGATGTGACCGGCACCAAACTCCGGACGACGATGAAATACATGGAATCGCTTGGACTCCATGCCCGGTATTTTAAAGGCAACGTTGCGCTTTACAAGCAGTTTATCGATGCGGGTGTGCCGATCCTCCTCAGCATGATGATTGAGAACAGTGCCCATGTCCAAGTGGTCGTCGGCTATGATGACCGGCTGCAAGGGCTCATCATTCAGGACCCGAACGATCTGGCACCGTATTTATTGCCTTATGCCGACGTACAGAAAACCTACCGGATGTCCGATGCGCTTAGCATGGTGTTTATGGAAGAAGAACAGAAACACCTCCTAAACTCACTGGATGAAAATGAACACCGCTTTTTCACGGAGCTGTATGAATTTCTGGAGGATGAAGAAGGCGAAGTGGAAGAAAGCGATGCGTTCCTGGCGTTTTTGACTGCTCATCTCGAGGAGCGCTATGCAGCCGTCATCGGCTTGTCTTCGCTATTTACCGACCGTGCCAAAGCCCTGCATCCCCAGTGGCTGGAGCGGCTGTATTCAGAATTTGGCAATGAAGATGCAGAGGTGGCTTTGTTGGCTGCCCATATGCACTTTGTCAGCGACCAACTGCCGGAAGCCTTGCGATGCTTGGAACACGTGGAGACAAAAACCAGTCCGTACGCGCAGTACTTGAAAGGCGCCATTTTGATGAAACAGGACGCTTTTGACAAAGCCGTTCCTTTATTGAAACGCTCCATTGAAATGGATCCCGTCCAGCCCGATGCCTATAGCCGGCTTGCCCGCTGTTATACGGAAATGGGCAAGGTCTATCAGGCGTTTAAGTGGTCCAGCATCGCACTTGACCAGCTGCCAAGCAGCGTGTCCGTCCAAATCAACCACGCCTTGATCCAATCCGAATCCGGTGCGCATGAAAAAGCATTGGAACGCTTCCGCAAACTGGCCGAAAGCGAGCCGGAAGACGAATTCTTCATTTACCAGGTGGGCTGTTGCCTGCAGCAGTTAGGCCGGGACGCCGAGGCGCTTGATGCGTTCAAGCGGTCGATCAGATTGGAGTCCGGTGAACCGTTCCCGTATTTGCGGATGGCGGAAATCCATATGGAAGCGGGAAATTGGGCGGAAGCGAAAAAGGCGCTCGACGAAGGCATCGCAAGTACTGCTACGCATGACGTTCTGCATATGTACCTCGGGCACGTCGCCATGGAACAAAAAGAGTATTCAAAAGCGGAAGCGGAATACCGGAAAGCGCTGGAACTGGATCCTAAAGATTTGTTTGCGGTATCGCACATCGCCCATGTCTTGATCAAACAGGAACGTTATTTGGAAGCGCACAACTGGATTGAGGGTTATGCCAAAGAGGGCGATGCCGGCTTTTATATCCGAACCGCTTCCCTGTTGTGGGAAGAATGGGCAGATCATTCCGGCAAAGCAAAGGCGCTCAGCCTGCTTGAAGAAGGGCTTTCCGACAGAGAACGGGACGGCTTTCATGATTTGGCCATCAAATATGCCGAATTCGGGGAGGAAGCGCCGTTGCACCGGACGCGGGTACTGGAACACATTCAAGCCTTGCGCGAAGCGCACCCCGATGAAATTCTTTTGTGCCTGGAAGGCGAACTGCACGAAGAAGCTGAAAACCACCGCTATGCACGCAAGCTTTACAAGCAG is from Planococcus liqunii and encodes:
- the yiaA gene encoding inner membrane protein YiaA, whose translation is MLGDKNEDLFSEKPREKRRLGEPTAAFKGAAWGALLIGTASYLIGLYNAAMELNEKGYYIALLILGLYSAVSLQKAVRDRDEGIRVTNLYYGISWFALIAAIALMAIGLFNAGSIILSEKGFYGISFVLSLFAVVTVQKNVRDTEEANQDK
- a CDS encoding tetratricopeptide repeat protein; the protein is MAIDLQAQEIQTAEQMIRAIRGLWDGRSIKRLREWLGDIETEEEYYRLMRLADEADLYNYSNLLATHAYKRFGTLRPFAWHCGRLLENGRSLEAEEKMLGRLQGAAASTYKVEELASAHQLLVRVFCQLNRLPEAKEQLAKIEQVRGSVWPDLTGYYYMHSGEWDKAEQVLKKAMIEESTDRDSFARLFYADVLSMVGRQAESLAVLEEGDALEEDSWAYETEQVSRLFHLERYVDVLRIMDNFNEKNPFHVHRDHFSYLKAVCLYRLEQWDDLESWVGEHRELLKDSIYGKAEIRRDEKQVLLKTTPKVQKMNYCVPASLSLMLEVYGKDIGQDEIASHVFDVTGTKLRTTMKYMESLGLHARYFKGNVALYKQFIDAGVPILLSMMIENSAHVQVVVGYDDRLQGLIIQDPNDLAPYLLPYADVQKTYRMSDALSMVFMEEEQKHLLNSLDENEHRFFTELYEFLEDEEGEVEESDAFLAFLTAHLEERYAAVIGLSSLFTDRAKALHPQWLERLYSEFGNEDAEVALLAAHMHFVSDQLPEALRCLEHVETKTSPYAQYLKGAILMKQDAFDKAVPLLKRSIEMDPVQPDAYSRLARCYTEMGKVYQAFKWSSIALDQLPSSVSVQINHALIQSESGAHEKALERFRKLAESEPEDEFFIYQVGCCLQQLGRDAEALDAFKRSIRLESGEPFPYLRMAEIHMEAGNWAEAKKALDEGIASTATHDVLHMYLGHVAMEQKEYSKAEAEYRKALELDPKDLFAVSHIAHVLIKQERYLEAHNWIEGYAKEGDAGFYIRTASLLWEEWADHSGKAKALSLLEEGLSDRERDGFHDLAIKYAEFGEEAPLHRTRVLEHIQALREAHPDEILLCLEGELHEEAENHRYARKLYKQALDFADYAPAYYRLGLLEEKREKNEQAILNYRRCIEVDPSFSAAHTAMMRAYTASGKTEQAFTEALHVLEHDPQEADFEELFALADSEQAVQTIAGTLMKISEKVPEEWLLSAKAHVAEKEGRLKEADALFLEAKATNGAHASYFDHVEFCERQGDFKRAAMLLEEMIAEHPEIVGLYEKYVLMLSRIGKTAEIEKRLKRLLSGEDLAMAKVHSAQFLAQWFEEAEQEEPKGMLNKLRHNARSLRTITQIISLYEEAIKRLPDNEMPVLQLASLYLSRDMAKEAVDELKPFVERTGNYEASLLLIQATLQLADEKESYKLARSAAVAARKLHEQQPSDTRVLLLRGEALAVIDETKKAREQFEEVIRLEPFYAEGYIRLLHLLAERRPGEVPAFKDRLPEQLKDHEWIRLNLGMAYIDVEEAALAQEILLSLIEDEDDYLPAYYELARSEMLLGQKQAAVTHFSQLLKREEGRHYLFVAAEEPAFEDVLEQLEALSAEYA